In Paenibacillus ihbetae, the following are encoded in one genomic region:
- a CDS encoding AAA family ATPase, giving the protein MSDLQTCMRTMEQYLKARIPFISIRTAERSRALNFIAQLSTKLNLNIGYHTLSQGMRDITTNRLLNEDRSVIGGLDYVTQKIGQLQNQTFVFTEVQELEDDTRMARQLQDAVMLATETGGSIVIITNNPVWGPLQRLGMSIALSPPNEDEMLIIIRDQINPYRSEMLIEWNDAEERQAAAILAGISQIEAENVIATLLANGSIRNEDLKELMHAKDKIFADISGIERVIVRDDYQIGGLDGLKLWLEANRQLLTADLRERGIRPPRGILLVGVPGCGKSLSAKAIASLWNLPLYRLDLSTIHGQYLGQSENRLKEALSTADHVAPCVLWIDEIEKGLAGAANGGDGGTSIRLVGQFLYWLQESLARVFVVATANDVSKLPPELLRRGRFDELFFVDLPTASEREEIIKIYIEKGLKRTISDDLLQHLVRISDGFAGADLEAAVRDVVKQAFVKGDNSITDETFINFFSNVVPLSQTSPEQIEAIRTWGKERAVPAGKISDEQNGHSAHRPSGRKVIV; this is encoded by the coding sequence ATGAGTGATTTGCAAACATGTATGAGAACTATGGAGCAGTATTTGAAAGCTAGAATTCCCTTTATTTCTATCCGTACCGCGGAACGATCTCGAGCACTTAACTTTATTGCTCAATTATCAACAAAATTAAATTTAAATATTGGCTACCATACACTATCTCAGGGAATGAGGGATATCACAACGAATCGGCTTCTCAATGAGGACCGTTCGGTCATAGGCGGTTTAGATTATGTGACGCAAAAAATCGGCCAACTGCAAAATCAAACATTTGTTTTTACTGAAGTACAGGAGCTTGAGGATGATACTCGAATGGCAAGACAATTACAAGATGCCGTAATGCTTGCCACGGAAACCGGTGGTTCTATCGTTATTATTACAAATAATCCAGTCTGGGGACCATTACAGCGTCTCGGCATGTCGATTGCCCTATCTCCGCCTAATGAAGATGAAATGTTGATTATTATTAGGGATCAAATTAACCCTTATCGAAGCGAAATGTTAATTGAATGGAATGATGCCGAGGAGAGGCAAGCGGCAGCGATACTTGCGGGCATAAGCCAAATCGAGGCAGAAAATGTAATCGCAACATTATTAGCTAACGGCAGTATTAGGAACGAGGATCTAAAGGAATTAATGCATGCCAAAGATAAAATATTCGCCGATATTTCTGGCATTGAACGAGTTATTGTAAGAGATGACTATCAAATTGGGGGGTTGGACGGTCTTAAATTATGGCTTGAAGCTAACCGCCAACTATTAACAGCCGACTTACGAGAACGCGGCATTCGTCCTCCCAGAGGTATTTTGTTAGTAGGTGTTCCAGGGTGCGGGAAGTCTTTGTCCGCTAAGGCAATTGCCTCCTTATGGAACCTTCCACTTTATCGTTTGGATTTATCCACCATACATGGGCAGTACTTGGGCCAAAGTGAGAATCGTTTAAAAGAAGCATTATCTACAGCCGATCATGTGGCGCCATGCGTATTATGGATTGATGAAATTGAGAAGGGGCTTGCTGGCGCAGCAAACGGAGGAGATGGAGGCACATCTATTCGTTTAGTAGGCCAATTCCTATATTGGTTACAGGAAAGCCTTGCTAGAGTCTTTGTTGTTGCGACTGCTAATGATGTGTCTAAGCTGCCTCCTGAACTGCTGCGCCGTGGACGTTTTGATGAATTGTTTTTTGTGGATCTGCCAACTGCGAGTGAACGGGAAGAGATCATAAAGATTTATATTGAAAAAGGGTTGAAGAGAACAATATCAGACGATTTATTACAGCATTTGGTGAGAATTTCAGATGGCTTTGCAGGTGCAGACTTAGAAGCAGCTGTTCGGGACGTAGTGAAGCAAGCATTTGTGAAGGGGGACAATTCAATTACAGATGAAACTTTTATAAACTTTTTTTCAAATGTTGTTCCGTTATCTCAAACAAGCCCTGAGCAAATTGAAGCAATACGTACTTGGGGAAAAGAAAGAGCAGTACCTGCTGGTAAAATAAGTGATGAACAGAATGGACATAGCGCTCACCGACCAAGCGGACGGAAAGTAATAGTATAG
- a CDS encoding mechanosensitive ion channel family protein, with product MDFIRNQLDGYGMSEQTVIYLSNMIMVLFIALVSILANYITKKIVLKIIIHIVNNNRYTWDNIIVEKKVFHKLSHLVPAIIIYYSASIFPSYQTLIEKAAMTYMIIVTIMVFNALLNAFDAIYRSFEVSKIRPIKGYIQVAKIVLYIVGGIVVISNLIGQNPLIILSGLGALSAVLMLIFKDSILGLVAGVQLSSNDMVRVGDWIEMPKYDANGDVIDITLNTVKVMNFDKTITMIPSYALISDSFKNWRGMQVSGGRRIKRSFYVDTTSICFCSKEMIEEFQKIHYLTDYITTKISEINAYNLEHQINTESKVNGRQLTNIGVFRAYIQQYLRHHPKIHQEMTLIVRQLAPGDNGLPLEIYAFSNDTNWAVYEAIQADIFDHIFAVAPTFGLRAFQNPSGHDIVHLKQSPEFSRGY from the coding sequence ATGGATTTTATCAGAAATCAACTAGACGGATATGGCATGAGCGAGCAAACGGTGATCTATCTTTCCAACATGATCATGGTCCTTTTCATCGCGCTGGTCTCCATACTGGCCAATTATATAACCAAAAAGATTGTGCTGAAGATCATCATTCACATCGTCAATAACAATCGATATACGTGGGACAATATCATTGTGGAGAAAAAAGTGTTTCATAAGCTCTCGCACCTGGTGCCGGCAATCATCATCTATTATTCGGCGTCGATTTTTCCGTCCTATCAAACTTTGATTGAAAAGGCAGCCATGACCTATATGATTATCGTAACGATCATGGTATTTAATGCGCTGCTGAATGCGTTTGATGCCATTTATCGTTCGTTCGAGGTTTCCAAGATCCGGCCGATTAAGGGATACATTCAGGTAGCGAAGATCGTTCTTTACATCGTCGGCGGCATTGTGGTCATCTCGAACCTCATCGGTCAGAATCCCCTGATTATTCTCAGCGGGCTGGGTGCCTTATCGGCTGTGCTGATGCTAATCTTCAAGGACTCCATCTTAGGCCTGGTGGCAGGCGTTCAGTTATCGTCAAATGATATGGTGCGTGTCGGCGACTGGATTGAAATGCCCAAATACGATGCCAACGGCGACGTCATCGACATTACCCTAAACACGGTGAAGGTGATGAATTTCGATAAGACGATCACCATGATTCCAAGCTATGCACTCATCTCCGACTCCTTCAAGAATTGGAGAGGCATGCAAGTATCCGGCGGCAGAAGGATCAAGCGCAGCTTCTATGTTGATACGACGAGCATCTGCTTTTGTAGCAAGGAAATGATTGAGGAATTTCAGAAAATTCACTACCTAACCGACTATATCACGACAAAAATAAGCGAAATTAACGCGTACAACCTCGAACACCAGATTAATACGGAAAGCAAAGTGAATGGCAGACAACTTACGAATATCGGCGTATTCCGGGCATATATCCAACAATATCTGAGGCATCATCCGAAAATTCATCAGGAGATGACGCTGATCGTCAGACAGTTAGCGCCGGGAGATAACGGGCTGCCATTAGAGATTTATGCTTTCAGCAATGATACCAACTGGGCAGTATATGAGGCGATTCAAGCGGATATCTTTGACCATATTTTCGCAGTCGCGCCGACATTCGGGCTTCGTGCCTTCCAAAATCCAAGCGGCCATGATATCGTCCATCTCAAGCAAAGCCCGGAATTTTCGCGGGGATATTGA
- the nikA gene encoding nickel ABC transporter substrate-binding protein, translated as MFTSKTQMLLLILLLISITLAACSGNNNNNAAGNAAAKENSETITPENKTITVSWPRDIGPMNPHVYNPSQLIAQSMIYEPLVNYNEGGEVVPFLAESWTISEDGKTYSFKIRQNVKYSDGTPFNAASAKKNFDAIMIHKDNHSWLGFISLLDKTEAVNEYTFNIVLKQAYYPTLQELSVIRPVRFLRDAGFPDDGDTSKGVKQPVGTGPWMLTDYKTDEYAEFTRNPHYWGEQPKIDKVVFKIIPDGDTRVLAFEKGELDLIYGEGSISMDAFMQLQANDDYSTQISSPVATRQLVMNTTNTALSDKKVRLALQHGFNKDAMVQGVTSGLEETADSLLSSNFPYAQKNPAPLGYDLEQAKAYLDEAGWTLPEGKAVREKDGKQLEVELIYEKSDQVIKPMAETLQAEWAAIGVKLNITGIELTEQIKRFRAGQFDLYFFSNYGAPYDPSSFIHIVAEKSFGIAEALTNLPIKEQLDQQVQEALATTDENKRKELYDAIQTTLHEEGALVPISYIRKTVAYTDKIGSFEFPGSRDDNPFSSISLNP; from the coding sequence ATGTTTACATCGAAAACCCAAATGCTGCTGCTCATACTGCTTTTAATCTCTATTACGCTTGCAGCCTGCTCCGGCAATAACAACAATAACGCCGCCGGCAATGCTGCCGCAAAGGAAAATTCAGAAACTATAACGCCTGAGAATAAAACGATCACGGTATCGTGGCCACGGGACATCGGACCGATGAATCCTCATGTTTATAATCCGTCCCAGCTAATCGCGCAATCGATGATCTATGAGCCGTTGGTCAACTATAACGAAGGCGGCGAGGTTGTGCCATTCTTGGCCGAATCGTGGACAATTTCGGAGGACGGCAAAACCTATTCGTTTAAAATTCGCCAAAATGTTAAATACTCGGACGGCACTCCGTTCAACGCAGCAAGTGCCAAGAAAAATTTCGATGCCATTATGATACACAAGGATAATCACAGCTGGCTCGGCTTCATCAGCTTGCTGGACAAAACGGAGGCGGTAAACGAATATACGTTCAACATCGTTTTGAAACAAGCCTATTATCCGACTTTACAGGAGCTGTCGGTTATTCGTCCGGTGCGTTTCCTCCGTGATGCCGGCTTCCCGGATGACGGCGATACCTCTAAAGGCGTGAAGCAGCCTGTTGGAACCGGCCCGTGGATGCTGACGGATTACAAAACGGATGAGTATGCGGAGTTCACGCGCAATCCTCATTATTGGGGTGAGCAGCCTAAAATCGATAAAGTCGTATTTAAAATCATACCGGACGGCGATACCCGCGTTCTTGCCTTCGAAAAAGGCGAATTGGACCTGATCTACGGAGAAGGCTCCATCAGCATGGACGCATTTATGCAATTGCAAGCTAACGATGATTATTCCACGCAAATTTCCAGCCCAGTTGCAACAAGGCAGCTGGTTATGAATACGACGAACACGGCGCTGTCGGATAAAAAAGTGCGTTTGGCTCTGCAGCACGGCTTCAATAAAGATGCAATGGTGCAAGGCGTCACTTCTGGATTGGAAGAGACCGCGGACAGCTTGCTATCCTCCAACTTCCCATATGCGCAGAAGAACCCTGCCCCGCTTGGCTACGATCTCGAGCAAGCGAAGGCTTATTTGGACGAAGCCGGCTGGACGCTGCCTGAGGGCAAGGCGGTACGGGAAAAAGACGGCAAGCAGCTGGAGGTGGAATTGATTTACGAGAAGTCGGATCAAGTGATCAAGCCAATGGCCGAAACGCTGCAAGCGGAATGGGCGGCTATCGGCGTGAAATTGAACATTACGGGCATTGAGCTGACGGAGCAAATAAAACGGTTCCGCGCGGGGCAATTCGATCTGTATTTCTTCAGCAATTACGGCGCACCGTACGATCCGAGCTCGTTCATCCATATCGTAGCGGAGAAGAGCTTCGGCATTGCGGAGGCGCTCACTAACCTGCCGATAAAGGAACAACTTGACCAGCAGGTGCAGGAAGCACTTGCTACGACGGATGAGAATAAACGCAAAGAATTGTATGACGCCATTCAGACGACGCTTCACGAAGAAGGTGCGCTTGTGCCCATCTCCTACATCAGGAAGACTGTCGCATACACCGATAAAATCGGCAGTTTCGAATTTCCTGGAAGCCGGGACGATAACCCATTCTCCAGCATTAGCTTAAATCCGTAA
- the nikB gene encoding nickel ABC transporter permease subunit NikB, translating to MGSFIGKRLLAVIPIFLFATFLTFLLIHLSPVDPAEVYLTAAHIHPTEELLEQKRQEFGLDQPLLVQYTQSLMKMCRLDFGTSYVSNEPVWNEIGLRMPATLQLAFSSIVLAVIISIPIGFLAAIYKNSVFDHLSRVLAYFGASIPQFWLGYLLIFFFSVKLDLLPVQGRGSFAHLVLPSFTLALGLIAIYSRLLRTGVLEQLQEPYVLYARTRGIKEKVILGKHVLKIAIPPMLTGLGMNLGKLLAGTIIVEEVFSWPGFGRYFIEAIFNRDIPVIQAYVLISACLFIVCNLIVDLVQMVLDPRISWKGRTDQ from the coding sequence ATGGGCAGCTTTATCGGAAAACGGCTTTTGGCCGTCATCCCTATTTTCCTGTTTGCCACGTTTCTGACGTTTTTGCTGATTCATCTATCCCCCGTCGATCCAGCCGAAGTCTATTTGACAGCGGCACATATTCATCCGACAGAGGAGCTTCTCGAACAGAAAAGACAGGAATTCGGCTTGGATCAGCCGCTGCTTGTTCAATACACTCAATCCTTAATGAAGATGTGCCGACTCGATTTCGGCACATCTTATGTTTCGAACGAGCCGGTTTGGAACGAAATTGGCCTTCGGATGCCGGCGACGCTTCAGCTCGCCTTCAGCAGTATTGTACTGGCTGTCATCATCAGCATTCCCATCGGTTTTTTGGCCGCCATATACAAAAATAGCGTGTTTGATCATCTTAGCCGCGTGCTTGCCTATTTCGGCGCATCGATTCCTCAATTTTGGCTCGGCTATTTGTTGATCTTTTTCTTTTCGGTCAAGTTGGACCTGCTGCCGGTGCAGGGCAGAGGTTCATTCGCGCATCTTGTCCTGCCGTCCTTTACACTCGCGCTAGGGCTCATCGCCATTTATTCCCGCTTGCTGCGCACCGGCGTCCTGGAACAATTGCAAGAGCCATACGTCCTGTATGCGCGAACCAGAGGGATCAAAGAGAAGGTGATTCTGGGCAAGCACGTGTTGAAAATTGCTATACCACCGATGCTGACCGGCCTTGGCATGAATTTAGGAAAACTTCTCGCCGGGACGATCATTGTCGAGGAGGTTTTCTCCTGGCCAGGCTTCGGCCGTTATTTTATTGAAGCGATTTTTAATCGGGACATACCCGTTATCCAAGCTTACGTGCTCATTTCCGCTTGCCTGTTTATCGTATGCAACTTGATTGTCGATCTTGTGCAAATGGTTTTGGATCCTCGAATCTCATGGAAAGGACGGACCGACCAATGA
- the nikC gene encoding nickel ABC transporter permease subunit NikC: MIASMRTGLRSQKTAAVCSVILAVLFLLSIMAPWIAPHDPVQVNLAIKLQSPSWDYPLGTDQLGRCNLSRLLYGSRISLGFASLIFISSLLIGLLIGTFAGYKGGIIDQVLMRFCEGVMAFPTLVLVLGLVGIFGPGLPQVILAMIMVQWVYYARMFRGMVLSLRERNFITAAKISGSSQWTIIRRHVVPNVLPPIVVMGTLEIGWAIMDIAAMSFLGLGVQPPSPEWGSMIHEGKSYIRSNPELMLYPGIMILIIVVTFNILGEALSERFGVKRRF, from the coding sequence ATGATAGCTAGTATGCGTACCGGCCTTAGGAGCCAAAAGACCGCAGCGGTATGCTCGGTCATTCTGGCCGTCCTTTTTCTACTTTCCATTATGGCTCCGTGGATCGCCCCGCATGATCCGGTTCAGGTCAACTTGGCGATCAAGCTGCAGTCCCCTTCATGGGATTATCCGCTCGGCACCGATCAGCTCGGACGATGTAATCTATCCCGCCTGCTGTACGGATCGCGCATCTCCCTCGGCTTCGCATCCTTAATCTTTATATCCTCGCTCCTGATTGGTTTGCTGATTGGGACGTTTGCCGGATATAAAGGCGGAATCATCGATCAAGTGCTGATGCGTTTTTGCGAAGGAGTCATGGCATTTCCGACGCTTGTGCTCGTGCTGGGACTTGTCGGTATATTCGGCCCCGGATTGCCGCAGGTGATCTTGGCGATGATTATGGTGCAGTGGGTCTATTACGCCCGGATGTTTCGAGGCATGGTGCTCAGTTTACGGGAGCGAAATTTCATTACGGCGGCAAAAATAAGCGGCTCTTCACAGTGGACGATCATTCGGCGTCATGTCGTTCCGAATGTGCTTCCGCCAATCGTCGTTATGGGGACGCTAGAGATCGGATGGGCGATCATGGACATCGCCGCCATGTCGTTTCTTGGGTTGGGCGTCCAGCCGCCTTCGCCGGAGTGGGGCTCCATGATTCATGAGGGCAAATCCTATATTCGAAGCAATCCCGAGCTTATGCTGTATCCGGGCATCATGATCTTAATCATCGTCGTGACCTTCAATATTTTAGGAGAAGCGTTATCGGAGCGCTTCGGCGTAAAACGACGTTTCTGA
- the nikD gene encoding nickel import ATP-binding protein NikD, with amino-acid sequence MTAQSNAVLQISGLRVTAKTAQGETPLVHAIDLELRPGRVLGLIGESGCGKTMTSMSVLQLLDRKTTKIEGSIRLNGRELNGIRSESMRAIRGKEISLILQNPMNAFNPVLTIGSQCIETIRTHTSLSKKQAYELAVSSLHDVNLPDPTTIMKQYPFQLSGGMLQRIMIATAVCLRPSVIIADEPTTALDADNQLRVLRQLDRIRSEYGTSILLITHDLGVIAEIADEVAVMHQGRIVEQADVFRLFDHPQHEYTQKLLNARPSFSIDQQSNEIILA; translated from the coding sequence ATGACGGCACAATCTAATGCTGTATTGCAGATAAGCGGCCTGCGCGTAACGGCAAAGACGGCTCAAGGCGAGACGCCGCTCGTCCATGCCATCGATTTGGAGCTCCGGCCCGGCCGCGTGCTTGGCTTAATTGGGGAAAGCGGATGCGGCAAAACGATGACCAGCATGTCCGTGCTGCAGCTGCTGGACCGGAAAACGACAAAAATCGAAGGCAGCATCCGGCTGAATGGGCGCGAGCTGAACGGAATTCGTTCAGAGTCGATGCGTGCCATTCGCGGCAAAGAAATTTCGCTTATCCTGCAAAATCCGATGAATGCTTTCAATCCTGTTCTGACTATTGGCAGCCAATGCATCGAAACGATCCGTACGCATACTTCCCTATCGAAAAAACAAGCCTATGAGCTGGCCGTATCTTCGCTGCATGACGTGAACTTGCCGGACCCGACGACCATTATGAAGCAGTACCCTTTTCAATTGAGCGGCGGTATGCTGCAGCGCATCATGATTGCGACGGCCGTCTGCCTCCGTCCCTCCGTCATCATTGCCGACGAACCGACCACCGCGTTAGATGCGGACAATCAGCTGCGCGTATTGCGGCAGCTAGACCGTATTCGTTCGGAGTATGGCACGTCCATTTTGCTCATTACTCACGATTTGGGAGTCATTGCGGAAATAGCCGACGAAGTCGCCGTCATGCATCAAGGGCGTATTGTCGAGCAAGCGGATGTCTTTCGGCTATTCGATCATCCGCAGCACGAATATACGCAAAAGTTGTTGAACGCAAGGCCATCGTTCTCCATAGACCAACAATCCAATGAGATTATACTGGCATGA
- the nikE gene encoding nickel import ATP-binding protein NikE: protein MSLLRVSHVTHGYAASSLFRKAKRSIVLSDISLSIEPGQCLGLLGASGAGKSTLGKVILGLERPQKGQILFQGVDLYASNAYDRKKLRRDLQVVFQDCYSSVNPKMNAEQIIGEPLMNYEKLSAQAQTRRVEELLEIVGLHPDDRKKYPHQFSGGQLQRINIARAIALKPKMIVLDEAVSSLDMVTQSAILKLLLDLKANFGLSYLFISHDIKAAYHISDALAVMDHGELVVHSENKEQFIGLQHLSVQKLVQSMLPEHPRFRSGV, encoded by the coding sequence ATGAGTTTGCTGAGAGTAAGCCATGTGACTCATGGATACGCCGCAAGTAGTCTGTTTAGAAAAGCTAAGCGTTCAATCGTGCTTTCCGACATCTCCCTATCAATCGAGCCCGGCCAATGCCTGGGCCTTCTTGGAGCGAGCGGAGCGGGTAAAAGCACGCTCGGCAAAGTCATCCTTGGCTTGGAAAGACCGCAGAAGGGACAAATTTTATTTCAAGGCGTCGACCTGTATGCTTCAAATGCATACGACCGCAAAAAGCTTCGCCGCGATCTGCAGGTTGTTTTTCAAGACTGCTATTCATCGGTTAATCCGAAAATGAATGCGGAGCAAATTATCGGAGAACCGCTGATGAACTATGAGAAATTATCAGCGCAAGCGCAAACACGAAGGGTAGAAGAGCTGCTGGAAATCGTCGGGCTTCATCCGGATGATCGAAAAAAATACCCTCATCAGTTTAGCGGCGGACAGCTGCAGCGAATCAATATTGCAAGAGCGATTGCATTGAAGCCGAAAATGATCGTATTAGACGAAGCTGTCAGCAGCCTCGATATGGTAACGCAATCTGCTATCCTCAAGTTATTACTTGATTTAAAGGCGAATTTTGGCCTATCGTATTTATTTATATCGCATGATATTAAGGCTGCTTATCACATTTCCGATGCATTGGCCGTCATGGATCACGGCGAACTGGTCGTGCATTCCGAGAATAAAGAGCAGTTTATTGGGCTGCAGCACCTAAGCGTACAAAAACTCGTTCAATCGATGCTTCCGGAACACCCCCGCTTCCGCTCAGGTGTATAA
- a CDS encoding sensor domain-containing protein has translation MKAIEATNSERTGKVKWVLFNPKTYATILYLLLSLPLGIIYFTVAVTGLVLSIGLTPIFIGIPLFFGVAKLLNGIVLFEQGMIRQILGLPAPSVSYSYHQQTEAGQNWLKRMVSGFDGALFIRNLLLVFLRFVTGIVFFVIMVTVISLGLGLIALPVVHIILMNEIQLDILEKSLFSYFHIDWTYNQQYLLYVGVGLVLFWVALRIVNGLMQIQRRIMYVDEPYQRPSVSMETQIHEPFQPPYDEYPEDQPAQGMMQPAYREL, from the coding sequence TTGAAAGCAATAGAAGCAACGAACTCGGAGCGGACAGGTAAGGTGAAATGGGTGCTTTTTAATCCAAAAACCTACGCAACGATCCTCTATTTATTGCTATCCCTCCCGTTAGGGATTATTTATTTTACAGTAGCGGTAACAGGACTGGTATTATCCATCGGTCTAACTCCCATATTTATCGGAATCCCGCTGTTCTTTGGCGTAGCGAAGCTGTTAAATGGGATTGTGCTTTTTGAACAAGGCATGATTAGGCAAATTTTGGGCCTTCCTGCTCCATCCGTTTCGTATTCCTACCATCAACAGACTGAAGCTGGGCAGAACTGGTTGAAACGAATGGTGAGCGGTTTTGACGGAGCACTATTTATTCGAAACCTGCTGCTCGTATTCCTAAGGTTTGTTACTGGTATCGTATTCTTTGTTATTATGGTGACGGTGATTTCACTGGGACTCGGATTGATTGCTCTTCCGGTCGTGCATATCATACTGATGAATGAAATCCAGCTTGATATTTTGGAGAAAAGCTTGTTCAGTTATTTCCATATCGATTGGACTTATAATCAGCAATACCTGCTGTACGTAGGCGTTGGTCTTGTCCTGTTCTGGGTCGCGCTGCGCATCGTGAATGGGCTCATGCAAATTCAGCGCAGAATCATGTACGTGGATGAACCCTATCAGCGGCCGTCCGTGTCCATGGAAACCCAAATCCATGAGCCTTTTCAGCCGCCATATGATGAGTACCCGGAGGATCAGCCCGCTCAAGGGATGATGCAGCCAGCCTATAGAGAGCTTTAA
- a CDS encoding cold-shock protein, with protein sequence MLGPFFSLIIPEEKEGCCLYYSRRRLMVDLPEEMTTIWSCANKKCNGWMRDNFVFLIQPICGQCNSFMEKSERMLPILANTSPNQTKH encoded by the coding sequence GTGTTGGGGCCTTTTTTTTCGCTCATTATTCCAGAAGAGAAAGAGGGATGCTGCTTGTACTATTCACGGAGAAGACTAATGGTTGATCTTCCAGAGGAAATGACAACGATATGGTCATGCGCCAATAAAAAGTGCAACGGATGGATGCGGGATAACTTTGTTTTTTTGATTCAACCGATCTGTGGCCAATGCAATTCCTTTATGGAGAAGAGTGAGAGAATGCTGCCTATTTTGGCCAATACAAGTCCTAATCAAACGAAGCACTAA
- a CDS encoding cold-shock protein: MENGTVKWFNADKGFGFIEVEGGNDVFVHFSAIVSDGFKSLEEGQRVEFNVVQGNRGPQAENVVKL; this comes from the coding sequence ATGGAAAATGGAACAGTAAAGTGGTTTAATGCAGACAAAGGCTTTGGTTTTATCGAGGTTGAAGGCGGAAACGACGTATTTGTGCACTTCAGTGCAATTGTTAGCGACGGCTTCAAATCTTTGGAAGAAGGTCAAAGAGTTGAATTTAATGTAGTACAAGGCAATCGAGGCCCACAAGCCGAGAATGTTGTTAAACTATAA